The following proteins come from a genomic window of Natronosalvus vescus:
- a CDS encoding PAS domain S-box protein, with translation MGSEPLTAHLQETLTTFEVGGEPLTTSDVAASHDLGHRGTYARLEQLVEHGWLETKKVGANARVWWRPSATPRVEQGRESTVRPESTGTDVTDREPRVGSPRDAHVQFEALVDAVEEYAIFLLDAEGYVQTWNAGAERIKGYGKDDIVGKHVATFYTEANRDDGVPEANLNTAAERGSIQEEGWRVRADGSLFWANVTITAIRDADGSLQGYTKVTRDMTDRRQHEDTVHRERELSERLLETAPIRLAVFEDDGSLERMNSRARRALGIEEPELPTVTFEDLNVYDADGKAVPPAEHPVPTVIETGEPITERLVQHTDPTGNRHWVSLTAAPLFDDDGAVERVIVAGKDVTDLKRMELRLERQRNELQAELDEVFERISDGFYALDDRLQFRYLNDHAASVLGVDESAVGEDIRDEVVLTDPFERALYEARDTQQPAVFEDYYDPIDRWFSNAIYPSESGLSVYFREITDQKQRERTLEQYERIFETVDEGIYVLDSDRRFTMVNDAFASLTGYDREELLGAHAETTFDDHFVEIANEKQTELELGDTDIAVLEEELYRADGASFVVESRIGLLPVEVDETGHVGVVRDISDRVERERELEKSRRRYQTFIDHFPNGVVALVDSSLRYVAFGGTLEGDSDMTAAELEGTSLRESLPEEVANVVIPHYEATLDGERSQFESEIGDDTYQFNFTPVRDDDGDVFAALGMSQNVTERTQYKDELERQREQLAALNSINEVSREITDAVIEQSTRGEIEQAACDALAAADAYEFAWLAAVDAATDTITPRATAETRGYVDEITISMDPDDPTSEGPGATAIREQETQAIQDVFSDPSFEPWREAAAEYGFTAMASVPIVHEGTVYGMLGVYADRLNAFDADETAIIGRLGTIIGHAIAAAEQRRALLSDDLVELEFQIQDAFADLDRPVGMEGTITLENTVPLGDGEFLVYGNATPDATDTLSTLVERHPHWKGVTTFSADDSTRFELRMVDPPVISTVGSLGGYVERAVIEDGDIQTIIHLAPTAEVRGVTDAITEQYPQAEMLRRKQVTRPRDDPTRMQHHLVRALTDRQRACLEAAYYAGFFEWPRTSTGEAVAESMGVAPPTFHQHLRKAERKAFELLFENTASDDR, from the coding sequence ATGGGATCGGAACCGCTGACTGCCCACCTCCAGGAAACGCTCACGACGTTCGAGGTTGGTGGCGAACCGCTCACGACCTCGGACGTCGCAGCATCGCACGACCTCGGGCATCGAGGTACCTACGCTCGACTGGAGCAGCTGGTCGAACACGGTTGGCTCGAAACCAAAAAAGTCGGTGCAAACGCCCGCGTCTGGTGGCGACCGTCGGCGACGCCCCGTGTCGAACAGGGTCGCGAGTCGACGGTTCGACCAGAATCGACCGGTACTGACGTCACGGATCGGGAACCGCGAGTGGGGTCGCCTCGAGACGCGCACGTCCAGTTCGAGGCACTGGTCGATGCGGTCGAGGAGTACGCAATCTTCCTGCTCGACGCGGAGGGGTACGTCCAGACCTGGAATGCTGGTGCCGAACGGATCAAAGGCTACGGGAAAGACGACATCGTCGGAAAACACGTCGCCACGTTCTACACAGAGGCGAACCGCGACGACGGCGTTCCCGAGGCGAACCTGAACACGGCCGCCGAACGCGGCTCGATACAGGAGGAAGGGTGGCGTGTTCGAGCCGACGGCTCGCTATTCTGGGCGAACGTCACCATCACGGCAATCCGCGACGCGGACGGGTCGCTGCAGGGGTACACCAAGGTAACGCGGGACATGACCGATCGCCGCCAACACGAGGACACCGTTCACCGCGAGCGCGAACTCTCGGAACGACTGCTGGAGACTGCCCCGATCAGGCTTGCAGTCTTCGAGGACGACGGGTCGCTCGAGCGGATGAACTCCCGGGCGAGACGCGCACTGGGAATCGAGGAGCCGGAACTCCCGACGGTCACGTTCGAGGATTTGAACGTCTACGACGCCGACGGGAAGGCGGTTCCGCCGGCGGAGCACCCGGTTCCGACCGTGATCGAAACCGGGGAGCCGATCACCGAGCGACTGGTTCAACACACGGATCCGACCGGCAATCGTCACTGGGTGTCGCTCACTGCAGCGCCACTGTTCGACGACGACGGCGCGGTCGAACGAGTCATCGTTGCCGGGAAAGACGTGACTGACCTGAAACGGATGGAGCTTCGACTCGAGCGCCAGCGCAACGAGCTCCAGGCCGAACTCGACGAGGTGTTCGAGCGGATCTCCGACGGGTTCTACGCGCTCGACGATCGGCTGCAGTTTCGCTACCTGAACGACCACGCGGCGAGCGTCCTGGGGGTTGACGAGTCCGCCGTCGGCGAAGACATTCGCGACGAGGTCGTTCTCACCGATCCGTTCGAACGCGCGCTGTACGAGGCGCGGGACACCCAGCAACCGGCCGTCTTCGAGGACTACTACGATCCGATCGACAGGTGGTTCTCGAACGCCATTTACCCGTCCGAGAGCGGACTCTCGGTGTACTTCCGCGAAATCACCGATCAGAAACAACGCGAGCGCACGTTAGAGCAATACGAGCGAATCTTCGAGACGGTCGACGAGGGAATCTACGTCCTCGACAGCGACCGCCGATTCACGATGGTCAACGATGCGTTTGCGTCGTTGACGGGATACGATCGGGAGGAACTCCTCGGTGCCCACGCGGAAACAACGTTTGACGATCACTTCGTCGAAATCGCGAACGAAAAACAGACCGAACTCGAATTGGGGGATACGGACATCGCCGTCCTCGAAGAAGAACTCTACCGGGCCGACGGAGCCTCCTTCGTCGTGGAGAGTCGTATCGGCCTGTTGCCGGTCGAGGTCGACGAAACCGGTCACGTCGGCGTCGTCCGAGACATCAGTGATCGCGTCGAGCGCGAGCGCGAACTCGAGAAGTCGAGACGCCGCTATCAAACGTTCATCGATCACTTCCCGAACGGCGTCGTCGCACTGGTAGACTCCAGCCTTCGATACGTCGCGTTCGGTGGGACGCTAGAGGGTGATTCGGATATGACGGCAGCGGAACTCGAGGGAACCTCACTACGTGAATCGCTCCCCGAAGAGGTCGCGAATGTCGTCATACCACACTACGAAGCGACCCTCGACGGCGAGCGGTCACAGTTCGAGAGCGAGATTGGAGACGACACGTACCAGTTCAACTTCACTCCCGTTCGCGACGACGACGGCGATGTCTTTGCCGCGTTGGGAATGTCACAGAACGTTACCGAACGAACGCAGTACAAAGACGAACTCGAGCGCCAGCGCGAACAACTCGCGGCGCTCAACAGCATCAACGAGGTCAGCAGGGAGATCACGGACGCCGTCATCGAGCAATCGACTCGGGGGGAGATCGAACAGGCCGCCTGTGACGCACTGGCGGCGGCCGACGCCTACGAGTTCGCGTGGCTGGCCGCCGTCGACGCGGCCACCGACACCATCACACCGCGTGCCACCGCCGAGACGCGCGGCTACGTCGACGAGATTACGATCTCGATGGATCCGGACGATCCGACGAGCGAGGGCCCCGGAGCGACGGCCATCCGCGAACAGGAGACACAGGCCATCCAGGACGTCTTCTCGGATCCATCGTTCGAACCGTGGCGGGAGGCCGCGGCTGAGTACGGATTCACTGCTATGGCGTCGGTTCCAATCGTTCACGAGGGAACCGTGTATGGCATGCTCGGCGTGTACGCCGACCGACTGAACGCGTTCGACGCCGACGAGACGGCGATCATCGGTCGCCTCGGGACGATCATCGGCCACGCGATAGCCGCCGCCGAGCAACGACGGGCACTGTTGAGCGACGACCTCGTCGAACTCGAGTTCCAGATCCAGGACGCGTTTGCTGACCTCGACAGGCCGGTCGGGATGGAGGGAACCATCACGCTCGAGAATACGGTTCCCCTCGGCGACGGCGAATTCCTCGTTTACGGCAACGCAACGCCGGATGCGACCGACACCCTGAGTACCCTCGTCGAGCGCCACCCACACTGGAAGGGCGTAACCACCTTTTCGGCGGACGATTCGACCAGGTTCGAACTTCGGATGGTCGATCCGCCCGTGATTTCGACCGTTGGATCCCTCGGCGGCTACGTCGAACGGGCCGTCATCGAAGACGGCGACATCCAGACGATAATCCACCTCGCGCCAACGGCCGAGGTTCGGGGCGTCACCGACGCCATCACGGAACAATACCCACAGGCGGAGATGCTCCGCCGGAAACAGGTCACGCGACCGCGCGACGATCCAACGCGAATGCAGCATCACCTCGTCAGAGCCCTCACCGATCGACAGCGCGCCTGCCTGGAAGCCGCGTACTACGCTGGGTTCTTCGAGTGGCCTCGAACGTCGACTGGCGAAGCGGTCGCCGAATCGATGGGAGTGGCACCGCCGACGTTCCACCAGCACCTCCGAAAAGCCGAGCGAAAAGCGTTCGAGTTGCTGTTCGAGAACACGGCTAGCGATGACAGGTGA
- a CDS encoding DUF7344 domain-containing protein, with translation MSHTPDNVAEKPSSESELSASDRHALLTSDRRRLILDVLSGTTTPIELKELAAGIAAREDGIDATDAAIRNVQIDLHHNHLPCFDAAGLIVYDADGTVVDPSPLADVRFTVRFDVGAEES, from the coding sequence ATGTCCCATACTCCAGATAACGTGGCCGAAAAACCGTCGAGCGAGTCAGAACTGAGCGCCAGTGACCGGCACGCACTCCTCACGTCGGATCGACGGCGACTGATACTCGACGTCCTCTCGGGGACGACCACCCCGATCGAACTCAAGGAACTCGCTGCTGGAATCGCCGCTCGGGAGGACGGGATCGACGCTACGGACGCGGCGATACGGAACGTACAAATCGACCTCCATCACAACCATCTCCCTTGCTTCGATGCGGCGGGACTCATCGTGTACGACGCCGACGGAACCGTCGTCGACCCGTCACCCCTCGCTGACGTCCGGTTTACCGTCCGGTTCGACGTTGGAGCAGAAGAGTCGTAA
- a CDS encoding tRNA (cytidine(56)-2'-O)-methyltransferase, whose protein sequence is MNDTPEVVVLRLGHRPGRDERMTTHVGLTARALGADRVLFPENAGQSLETVADITDRFGGPFDVDLTDSSRGVVRDWDGVVVHLTMYGERVQDVEAEIRAVHLEDDEPLLIVVGAEKVPFDVYEEADWNVGVTNQPHSEVAGLAVFLDRLLEGRELEREWTDADRRVVPMETGKRVVSADEE, encoded by the coding sequence ATGAACGACACCCCCGAGGTCGTCGTCCTCCGTCTCGGTCATCGCCCCGGTCGGGACGAACGGATGACGACGCACGTCGGCCTGACGGCTCGAGCGCTCGGTGCCGACCGCGTGCTCTTCCCCGAGAACGCCGGCCAGTCGCTCGAGACCGTCGCGGACATTACCGACCGATTCGGCGGTCCGTTTGACGTCGACCTCACGGACTCCTCTCGCGGCGTCGTCCGGGACTGGGACGGCGTGGTCGTCCACCTCACGATGTACGGCGAGCGTGTCCAGGACGTGGAAGCCGAAATTCGGGCCGTCCATCTCGAGGATGACGAACCGCTCCTGATCGTCGTCGGCGCGGAGAAGGTTCCGTTCGACGTCTACGAGGAAGCCGACTGGAACGTCGGCGTCACCAACCAGCCCCACTCCGAGGTCGCGGGGCTGGCCGTCTTTTTGGATCGACTGCTCGAGGGTCGGGAACTCGAGCGCGAGTGGACGGATGCCGACCGGCGCGTGGTTCCGATGGAGACCGGGAAGCGGGTGGTGTCGGCGGACGAGGAGTGA
- a CDS encoding transcription factor yields MAFEDLLEDPVIQKYLHELVGPKGMPVAAAPPDGEVTDEELAEKLDLELNDVRRALFILYENDLATYRRLRDEDSGWLTYLWTFEYDNIPENLEEELYRLHDALEDRRQYEQNHEFYLCEICSIRFEFGEAMDFGFECPECGSPVESMDNSRLVHAMDDRLDALEDELNIDVEG; encoded by the coding sequence ATGGCTTTTGAGGACCTGCTCGAGGATCCGGTCATCCAGAAGTACCTTCACGAGCTCGTCGGTCCAAAGGGGATGCCCGTCGCGGCGGCACCGCCGGACGGGGAGGTTACCGACGAGGAACTCGCGGAGAAGCTGGATCTCGAGCTCAACGACGTGCGGCGAGCGCTGTTCATCCTGTACGAGAACGATCTCGCCACCTATCGTCGCCTCCGCGACGAGGACTCGGGCTGGCTCACCTACCTCTGGACGTTCGAGTACGACAACATCCCCGAGAACCTCGAGGAGGAACTGTACCGGCTCCACGACGCCCTCGAGGATCGCCGGCAGTACGAACAGAACCACGAGTTCTACCTCTGTGAGATCTGTTCGATCCGCTTCGAGTTCGGCGAGGCGATGGACTTCGGCTTCGAGTGCCCCGAGTGTGGGTCGCCAGTGGAGTCGATGGACAACAGCCGGCTCGTCCACGCGATGGACGACCGTCTCGATGCACTCGAGGACGAACTGAACATCGACGTGGAAGGCTAA
- a CDS encoding DUF2110 family protein, with protein MVVLATKIYVEGDARQRALDSLRSLVDNDIGDLEVEFDLGIRHDDFPSVTIEGEDAVVARNVLREEWGEIVPDLEAGETYVGTLERWDEDGFVLDAGTAVRIPTDQLGLGPGSPAQIRERFGLVQHLPIEFVYGGADGDTDDGEDAPSRLSDAERDHLFEWSRGDGRLNVNSATRAEVRATLNRAGHAQDYVTVERLGLLEQSVICTDDTDPPGLLASIGSYLPAELRCVVP; from the coding sequence ATGGTCGTTCTGGCAACCAAAATCTACGTCGAGGGAGACGCACGCCAGCGCGCGCTCGACTCCCTGCGATCGCTCGTCGACAACGACATCGGCGACCTCGAGGTCGAGTTCGACCTGGGGATCCGCCACGACGACTTCCCCTCCGTGACCATCGAGGGCGAGGACGCCGTCGTCGCCCGCAACGTCCTCCGGGAGGAGTGGGGCGAGATCGTCCCCGACCTCGAGGCCGGGGAGACCTACGTCGGGACGCTCGAGCGCTGGGACGAGGACGGGTTCGTTCTCGATGCGGGCACGGCAGTTCGGATCCCGACCGACCAGCTAGGGCTTGGGCCCGGTTCCCCCGCACAGATCCGTGAGCGGTTCGGGTTAGTCCAGCACCTGCCGATAGAGTTCGTCTACGGCGGCGCTGATGGCGACACCGATGACGGCGAGGATGCCCCCTCTCGCCTCAGCGACGCCGAACGCGACCACCTCTTCGAGTGGTCTCGTGGCGACGGCCGACTGAACGTCAACAGCGCGACACGCGCCGAGGTGCGAGCGACGCTAAACCGCGCCGGCCACGCCCAGGATTACGTCACGGTCGAACGTCTCGGTTTGCTCGAGCAGAGCGTGATCTGCACCGACGACACTGATCCGCCGGGACTGCTCGCGAGTATTGGCTCGTATCTGCCCGCTGAGTTGCGCTGTGTCGTCCCCTGA
- a CDS encoding DUF5803 family protein, which translates to MDVNVNRRLLLATAVVALLMVTAGCSMIFGGISDETLDEEQDYDDLRDREANVTIEVGSGGIISSGEFRAVYDLNDTEELSLYRSTFYRENALDIRAVRYWYPNGTELTGSEIHVDQGRSSTEVRVPDSNGTLAFTGDAGQRTFYLPAFVDDSYEVILPEGYRTTNYLFGQVSPGGYDREVRDDREHLTWEHTGSSLSIRFYPSRDIPIFIGVLVLVTTLGGLGVAYYYRQVKRLEEQRKEMGIDVEMDDDDRKRPPPGR; encoded by the coding sequence ATGGACGTGAACGTTAACCGCCGCCTCCTCCTCGCAACCGCCGTCGTCGCACTGTTGATGGTGACCGCCGGCTGTTCGATGATCTTCGGGGGCATCTCCGATGAGACGCTCGACGAAGAGCAGGACTACGACGACCTCCGGGATCGGGAGGCGAACGTCACCATCGAGGTTGGCAGCGGTGGCATTATCAGCAGTGGCGAGTTCAGAGCCGTCTACGACCTGAACGATACCGAGGAACTCTCGCTGTACCGGTCGACCTTCTACCGAGAGAACGCTCTCGACATTCGTGCCGTCCGTTACTGGTATCCGAACGGTACGGAACTCACCGGCTCGGAGATCCACGTCGACCAGGGCCGCTCGAGCACCGAGGTACGCGTCCCCGACAGCAACGGGACGCTGGCGTTTACCGGCGACGCGGGCCAGCGAACGTTCTACCTGCCTGCCTTCGTCGACGACTCTTACGAGGTGATCCTTCCGGAGGGGTATCGAACGACGAACTACCTCTTCGGACAGGTGAGTCCAGGCGGGTACGACCGCGAGGTGAGAGACGACCGGGAGCACCTCACCTGGGAGCACACCGGTAGCTCGCTTTCGATTCGGTTTTACCCGAGTCGGGATATTCCAATCTTTATCGGGGTACTCGTCCTGGTCACCACGCTCGGCGGTCTCGGCGTCGCCTACTACTACCGGCAGGTCAAACGGCTCGAAGAACAGCGTAAGGAGATGGGAATCGACGTGGAGATGGATGACGACGACAGGAAGCGACCACCGCCGGGGCGCTGA
- the purM gene encoding phosphoribosylformylglycinamidine cyclo-ligase, producing the protein MSNEGEAPPTGGDEHEAGEAIDGDDADGQELTYADTGVDIDASEDATAALLEAFGSGLKTEYAGLLDIGDRYLALATDGVGTKLLVAEAIEDFSTIGIDCIAMNVNDLVAAGVEPVAFVDYLAIDEPDDDLTAEIGEGLAVGLEEANLTLLGGETAVMPEVITGFDLAGTCAGLALKGEILKEEAAVGDVLVGFPSNGVHSNGLTLAREAVTRNHDYDDTFPLNPEVTIGQELLRPTRLYTDLLEPMRRHDVRAAAHITGGGWTNLLRMGERTYVIDNPHPIQPIFEFIAEEGNVSDEEMHRTFNMGTGFIVALEEADAETLLEETDGAIIGHVEEGSSVEIRGLSLS; encoded by the coding sequence ATGAGCAACGAGGGCGAGGCACCACCGACGGGAGGCGACGAACACGAAGCCGGCGAGGCGATCGACGGCGACGACGCGGACGGTCAGGAACTCACCTACGCCGACACCGGCGTCGACATCGACGCCAGCGAGGACGCGACGGCGGCGCTACTCGAGGCGTTCGGCAGCGGCCTGAAAACGGAGTACGCCGGCCTGCTCGACATCGGCGACCGCTACCTCGCGCTAGCGACCGACGGCGTCGGCACCAAGCTACTCGTTGCCGAGGCTATCGAGGACTTCTCGACCATCGGCATCGACTGCATCGCGATGAACGTCAACGACCTCGTCGCCGCGGGCGTCGAACCGGTCGCATTCGTCGACTACCTGGCGATCGACGAACCCGACGACGACCTGACCGCCGAAATCGGCGAAGGGTTAGCCGTCGGCCTCGAGGAAGCGAACCTCACCCTGCTGGGCGGCGAAACCGCGGTCATGCCCGAGGTCATCACCGGCTTCGACCTCGCGGGCACCTGTGCCGGTCTCGCGCTCAAAGGCGAGATCCTCAAGGAGGAAGCCGCCGTCGGTGACGTGCTGGTCGGCTTTCCCTCCAACGGCGTTCACTCGAACGGCCTCACCCTCGCCCGGGAAGCCGTAACCCGGAACCACGACTACGACGACACCTTCCCGCTGAACCCGGAGGTCACGATCGGCCAGGAACTGCTTCGCCCGACCCGACTGTACACCGACCTGCTCGAGCCGATGCGCCGACACGACGTGCGGGCGGCGGCCCACATCACCGGCGGTGGGTGGACGAACCTCCTCCGGATGGGTGAGCGAACGTACGTGATCGACAACCCTCACCCGATCCAGCCGATTTTCGAGTTCATCGCCGAGGAAGGGAACGTCAGCGACGAGGAGATGCACCGGACGTTCAACATGGGTACGGGATTCATCGTCGCTCTCGAGGAAGCCGACGCCGAGACCCTCCTCGAGGAGACCGACGGAGCGATCATCGGTCATGTCGAGGAGGGTTCCTCGGTCGAGATTCGCGGCCTCTCGCTGTCCTGA
- a CDS encoding acetamidase/formamidase family protein codes for MSGTDHTIGYEDSKIYEFTPDLEAALTVESGDSVTVETADSLEGAVMDDDEVLESVPEEVNAATGPIAVAGATPGDLLAVHIDDIRITEPAGRVVTIDGFGLLDGHENVESPRSKMTPVDDGTLSFDDLEVPVDPVIGTIGVATRDDEEGYSTLIPHDHGGNLDTTDITTGNTVYFPVFQDGAMLAMGDCKAVMADGEMCGTGSEIATEIDVTLEVVSDPAVALERPLVETDDAWKPLASAETLEEACELANQDAIALLAAEHGFDDTEAYMFSSLVGGLEISQVVDPLVTVRNAVPKAYLSEPF; via the coding sequence ATGTCCGGAACCGACCACACCATCGGCTACGAGGACAGCAAGATCTACGAGTTCACACCCGATCTCGAGGCCGCGCTCACCGTCGAGTCCGGCGATTCGGTAACCGTCGAGACCGCGGACAGCCTCGAGGGTGCCGTAATGGACGACGACGAGGTTCTCGAGTCCGTTCCCGAGGAAGTCAACGCGGCAACGGGGCCGATCGCCGTGGCCGGAGCGACTCCGGGTGACCTCCTCGCCGTCCACATCGACGACATCCGGATCACCGAACCCGCCGGCCGCGTGGTGACGATCGACGGGTTTGGGCTTCTCGACGGCCACGAGAATGTCGAGTCGCCGCGCTCGAAGATGACGCCGGTCGACGACGGAACCCTGTCGTTCGACGACCTCGAGGTACCGGTCGATCCGGTGATCGGCACGATCGGTGTGGCTACTCGCGACGACGAGGAGGGGTACAGCACGCTGATACCCCACGATCACGGTGGCAACCTCGATACGACCGACATCACGACGGGGAACACCGTCTACTTCCCCGTCTTTCAGGATGGCGCCATGCTCGCGATGGGCGACTGCAAGGCGGTGATGGCCGACGGCGAGATGTGTGGCACCGGTTCCGAGATCGCCACCGAGATCGACGTCACCCTCGAGGTCGTTAGCGATCCCGCCGTCGCCCTCGAGCGTCCCCTCGTCGAGACCGACGACGCTTGGAAGCCCCTCGCGAGCGCCGAGACGCTCGAGGAGGCGTGCGAACTCGCCAATCAGGACGCCATCGCGTTGCTCGCCGCTGAACACGGCTTCGACGACACCGAGGCGTACATGTTCTCGAGCCTGGTCGGCGGCCTCGAGATCAGTCAAGTCGTCGACCCGCTGGTGACGGTCAGGAACGCGGTGCCGAAGGCGTATCTCTCGGAGCCGTTCTGA
- a CDS encoding metalloprotease: protein MSYSQQSPFSFSDKELFDLAVAWITLSVAFALLLAPIHRGLATPEGFATMVGLSFVTVGVAFLLHELAHKVVAIHFGQVAAFRADYQMLFLAVMSALVGFLFAAPGAVYHRGRITDRENGLISVAGPVTNVALAGLFLPIMFLGSPLESGLLERIGYMGVLINLFLAAFNMIPFGPLDGKSVLTWSKPVFAVTFATCGGLLALFVLTFGLQF, encoded by the coding sequence GTGAGCTACAGTCAGCAGTCGCCGTTCTCGTTCAGTGACAAGGAGCTGTTCGACCTCGCCGTCGCGTGGATCACGCTGAGCGTCGCGTTCGCGCTGTTGCTTGCGCCGATCCACCGCGGACTGGCTACACCGGAGGGGTTCGCGACGATGGTCGGGTTGAGCTTCGTTACCGTCGGCGTCGCCTTCCTGCTGCACGAACTTGCACACAAAGTGGTCGCGATTCACTTCGGGCAGGTCGCGGCGTTCCGGGCGGACTACCAGATGCTGTTTCTGGCAGTGATGAGCGCCCTGGTCGGCTTTCTGTTCGCCGCTCCGGGTGCCGTCTACCACCGCGGGCGCATCACCGACCGCGAAAACGGCCTGATCTCCGTCGCCGGCCCGGTCACGAACGTCGCCCTCGCCGGCCTCTTCCTCCCGATTATGTTCCTGGGGTCGCCACTCGAGAGCGGTCTCCTCGAGCGGATCGGTTACATGGGCGTCCTGATCAACCTGTTTCTGGCCGCCTTCAACATGATCCCGTTCGGCCCACTCGACGGGAAGTCGGTGCTCACCTGGAGCAAACCGGTGTTCGCGGTCACGTTCGCGACCTGCGGTGGGTTGCTCGCGCTGTTCGTGTTGACGTTCGGGCTGCAGTTCTGA
- a CDS encoding TraB/GumN family protein encodes MSDAGDATVSDRANPPERDRGSVFVLGTAHVSQASVEDVHDTVEQENPDVVAVELDEGRYRQMQGGTPDDIEAKDLLSGNTVFQFLAYWMLSYVQSRLGEQFDVEPGADMKAAIEAAEQNGHGVALVDRDIQVTIQRFWARLTMTEKLKMVGGLAIGITDPRTLALAFGAVFGLLAGVLFGAVMSPWFALESTVALGVTDLTTLQYVGAVGIGVVGGLSIGLLFLPSLEHAGEYTGGVLSGSSLRVLTGAILGVLAMSALVATETFVGPFSAGTLESAGNLTLRGTVGGLAGLGVGVVVGATVGLLLDSMSAEVDDVEEIDIEEMTDGDVVAAMMEEFRRFSPRGANALIDERDAFIAHKLHALRSQGYNVVAVVGAGHKAGIDRFLANPETLPPMDTLTGTDSGRRFSIAKLLGYLVMIGFVGFFFLLLMAGVRDVFLLQIFLAWFLFNGVFAFTLARLAGARWTSAGVGGAVAWLTSINPLLAPGWFAGYMELRHRPVNVTDIQTLNEIAGDTSQPITDAIEQMFDVPLFRLIMIVALTNVGSMIATFLFPVVVLPWLAGGELGGVDALMGELMEGARNSLELIREVLT; translated from the coding sequence ATGAGTGATGCAGGTGACGCGACCGTTTCCGACCGGGCGAATCCCCCGGAACGGGATCGCGGCTCCGTGTTCGTCCTCGGCACGGCTCACGTCTCCCAGGCCAGCGTCGAGGACGTTCACGACACCGTCGAGCAGGAAAACCCCGACGTGGTCGCCGTCGAACTCGACGAAGGTCGCTACCGCCAAATGCAGGGCGGGACGCCGGACGACATCGAAGCCAAAGATCTCCTCAGCGGGAACACCGTCTTTCAGTTTTTAGCCTACTGGATGCTCTCGTACGTCCAGTCGCGGCTGGGCGAACAGTTCGACGTCGAGCCCGGCGCGGACATGAAAGCAGCCATCGAGGCCGCCGAACAAAACGGCCACGGCGTCGCCCTCGTCGACCGCGACATCCAGGTCACTATCCAGCGATTCTGGGCGCGGTTGACGATGACGGAGAAGCTCAAGATGGTCGGGGGCCTCGCCATCGGGATTACCGACCCACGAACGCTTGCGCTCGCGTTCGGAGCGGTGTTCGGCCTGCTCGCCGGCGTCCTCTTCGGCGCCGTGATGAGTCCATGGTTTGCCCTGGAAAGCACCGTTGCGCTGGGCGTTACTGACCTGACTACCCTCCAGTACGTCGGTGCCGTTGGCATCGGTGTCGTCGGCGGTCTCTCCATCGGTCTGTTGTTTTTACCGTCGCTCGAGCACGCCGGCGAGTACACCGGAGGGGTTCTCAGCGGGTCGTCCCTCCGGGTACTCACCGGGGCGATTCTCGGCGTTCTCGCGATGAGTGCGCTGGTCGCCACCGAGACGTTCGTCGGCCCCTTTAGCGCCGGTACCCTCGAGAGTGCCGGTAACCTGACCCTCCGGGGAACGGTCGGCGGCCTCGCGGGTCTCGGCGTGGGTGTGGTCGTCGGCGCGACCGTTGGCCTGCTGCTCGATTCGATGAGCGCAGAGGTAGACGATGTCGAGGAGATCGACATCGAGGAGATGACCGACGGCGACGTGGTCGCCGCGATGATGGAGGAGTTCCGGCGGTTCAGCCCCCGCGGGGCAAACGCCCTGATCGACGAACGAGACGCATTTATCGCCCACAAACTTCACGCGCTTCGCTCCCAGGGGTACAACGTCGTCGCCGTCGTCGGCGCAGGCCACAAAGCCGGCATCGATCGCTTCCTCGCCAATCCCGAGACGCTGCCCCCGATGGACACGCTCACCGGGACGGACTCCGGTCGTCGATTTTCGATTGCCAAGCTCCTCGGCTACCTCGTGATGATCGGATTCGTCGGCTTCTTTTTCCTCCTGTTGATGGCCGGCGTGCGTGACGTGTTCTTGCTCCAGATCTTCCTGGCGTGGTTCCTGTTCAACGGCGTGTTCGCGTTTACCCTTGCCAGACTGGCCGGAGCCCGGTGGACGAGTGCCGGCGTCGGCGGTGCCGTCGCCTGGCTGACCAGCATCAACCCCCTGCTCGCACCGGGCTGGTTCGCCGGCTACATGGAACTCAGACACCGCCCGGTGAACGTCACTGACATCCAGACGTTGAACGAGATCGCCGGCGACACGAGCCAGCCCATCACCGACGCAATCGAGCAGATGTTCGACGTGCCGCTGTTCCGTCTGATCATGATCGTCGCCCTGACTAACGTCGGGAGCATGATTGCGACCTTCCTCTTCCCGGTGGTCGTCCTGCCGTGGCTCGCCGGCGGCGAACTCGGCGGCGTGGACGCGCTGATGGGCGAACTCATGGAAGGTGCCCGAAACAGTCTCGAGCTCATCCGCGAGGTGCTCACGTGA